In Candidatus Aegiribacteria sp., a single window of DNA contains:
- a CDS encoding SEC-C domain-containing protein, whose translation MLSPEVPFQSPCPCGSGRKYKNCCWKREKREYATGCSAISDVIIKVYSFVVENMEDELCGVTDRILYKLYEDYDSDLIDKVGDEMNTYIIMNINDICACDIRLDDGSSVIDVYLDELDKELNPMALEFLLNWKEASFSLFEVIKVNYGKSMDIKDMFTGKTFTVTETRLSETAEPLDVFVGRIVPVGNEYFLPPSFLPIFPLDTDSIVLNLRETKKYLWGSRTLTWKRFFKKHWGLLHQIWLERLLLKRTGPKLVNMDGDSIMAFRLTFSLKEGSSFKANMILNSIPDINKTSDTTFDLVVDTRDRKDTTLDNILISTFELSEEKLVAEVNSENRAESIIALIEDKLGDLVNNTEQEPISFDPDAMYKKTEQDEIPLEIKEEIMMNFLDDHYTKWMDMPIPALGGMTPRLAAKKPGSCKKLIQLMKEMDSRPSFGGIDYDTSWLWEELGLNRP comes from the coding sequence ATGCTGTCTCCGGAAGTACCATTTCAGTCCCCATGCCCATGCGGATCCGGCAGGAAATACAAAAATTGCTGCTGGAAACGGGAAAAAAGGGAATATGCCACAGGGTGTTCCGCGATATCGGATGTAATAATTAAAGTATACAGCTTCGTTGTGGAAAACATGGAAGATGAATTGTGTGGAGTAACGGATAGAATCTTGTATAAGCTATACGAGGATTACGACAGCGATCTCATCGATAAGGTCGGGGATGAGATGAACACATACATCATAATGAATATCAACGATATCTGTGCCTGTGATATCAGGCTTGATGACGGAAGCAGTGTCATTGATGTTTACCTTGATGAGCTTGATAAAGAACTTAATCCCATGGCTCTTGAATTCCTTTTGAACTGGAAGGAGGCCAGTTTTTCTCTCTTCGAGGTTATAAAGGTGAATTACGGAAAATCCATGGACATCAAGGATATGTTCACCGGGAAGACCTTTACTGTTACCGAAACAAGACTGTCTGAAACCGCGGAACCGCTGGATGTATTCGTTGGAAGAATCGTACCGGTTGGAAATGAATACTTCCTTCCGCCGTCTTTTCTACCCATTTTTCCTCTGGATACAGATTCCATAGTCCTGAATCTGAGGGAAACAAAGAAATACCTATGGGGTTCAAGAACCCTTACCTGGAAACGTTTCTTCAAGAAACACTGGGGTTTATTGCATCAGATCTGGCTTGAACGTTTGCTCCTCAAGCGTACGGGACCTAAACTTGTAAACATGGATGGTGATTCGATAATGGCCTTCAGACTCACATTCTCCCTGAAGGAAGGGAGCAGTTTCAAGGCAAACATGATCCTGAACTCCATTCCTGACATAAACAAAACCTCCGACACCACCTTCGATCTTGTAGTGGATACAAGGGACCGCAAGGACACCACACTTGATAATATTCTCATATCAACTTTCGAGCTGTCAGAAGAGAAGCTGGTTGCGGAAGTCAATTCGGAGAACAGAGCTGAAAGTATCATTGCCCTGATCGAAGATAAACTGGGCGATCTTGTAAATAACACTGAGCAGGAACCAATATCATTCGATCCGGACGCAATGTATAAAAAGACAGAACAGGATGAAATTCCCCTCGAGATCAAGGAAGAGATCATGATGAACTTCCTTGATGATCATTACACCAAATGGATGGATATGCCCATTCCAGCTTTGGGCGGAATGACTCCAAGGCTGGCTGCGAAAAAGCCTGGATCATGTAAGAAACTGATTCAACTTATGAAGGAGATGGATTCACGCCCATCTTTCGGGGGAATCGATTACGACACGTCCTGGTTATGGGAAGAACTTGGATTGAATAGACCTTAG